Proteins from a single region of Armatimonadota bacterium:
- a CDS encoding ABC transporter ATP-binding protein: MGMTEAHVRFLNVTKRLGATLAVDRVSLDVPEGSFTTLLGPSGCGKTTTLRMVAGFYHPDAGEIYVRDVPVTDIPAHRRNTAMVFQEYALFPHMTVAENVGYGLRMRRVESAQARRRIGGVLELVGLVGQESKFPHQLSGGQQQRVALARALVVEPEVLLLDEPLSNLDAKLRVRVRTEIRSLQQTLGKTTIYVTHDQEEALSISDRIAVMNQGRVVQVGTPQEIYYRPADRFVADFVGLANFAPVQVVAPGRVRLDEVILPVESAVKPGPALLVVRPETMSLAASFPTAPGLPALRGRVKTVAFLGGLARYWVEAVGKEWIVDHAAPGEQLLRGEVYLTLAPERMHVLYEREVTHDGEGQA, encoded by the coding sequence ATGGGCATGACGGAGGCACACGTACGATTCCTGAACGTCACCAAGCGCCTGGGCGCGACGCTGGCGGTGGACCGCGTGTCCCTGGACGTGCCCGAGGGGAGCTTCACGACGCTGCTGGGACCCTCAGGCTGCGGCAAGACAACCACGCTTCGCATGGTGGCCGGGTTCTACCACCCCGACGCCGGCGAGATCTACGTGCGTGACGTCCCGGTCACCGACATCCCCGCGCACCGCCGCAACACCGCTATGGTCTTTCAGGAGTACGCGCTGTTCCCGCACATGACCGTGGCGGAGAACGTCGGGTACGGCCTGCGCATGCGGCGCGTCGAGTCCGCCCAGGCCCGGCGCCGGATCGGCGGCGTGCTGGAACTGGTCGGGCTGGTGGGTCAGGAGTCCAAGTTTCCTCACCAGCTCTCCGGAGGCCAGCAACAGCGCGTGGCGCTGGCGAGGGCACTCGTGGTCGAGCCGGAGGTGCTGTTGCTCGACGAGCCGCTCTCCAACCTGGACGCCAAGCTGCGCGTCCGAGTGCGGACCGAGATACGCAGCCTTCAGCAGACACTGGGCAAGACCACGATCTACGTGACCCACGACCAAGAGGAAGCCCTATCCATCTCCGATCGCATCGCCGTGATGAACCAGGGCCGGGTTGTCCAGGTGGGCACGCCGCAGGAGATCTACTACAGGCCTGCCGACCGGTTCGTGGCCGATTTTGTGGGGCTGGCCAACTTCGCTCCGGTGCAGGTGGTCGCCCCCGGCCGAGTTCGCCTGGACGAGGTCATCCTGCCCGTGGAGAGTGCCGTGAAGCCTGGTCCGGCGCTGCTGGTCGTGCGCCCGGAGACCATGTCGTTGGCGGCCTCGTTCCCCACGGCTCCCGGTCTGCCGGCCCTCCGCGGGAGGGTGAAGACCGTGGCCTTCCTGGGCGGGCTCGCACGGTACTGGGTCGAGGCAGTTGGCAAGGAGTGGATCGTAGACCACGCCGCGCCCGGCGAGCAGCTGCTGCGCGGCGAGGTCTACCTGACGCTGGCACCGGAACGAATGCACGTGCTCTACGAACGCGAGGTCACTCACGATGGGGAGGGTCAGGCATGA
- a CDS encoding iron ABC transporter permease, which produces MVFEPVAVIRWGEVRRHAGDPGVALAFAGAAVMLGLFVLYPAFRVLVYPALQDYLEIPRSLRWMQAARNSLVMMVISTLTATLAGLIFAFAVTRPDVPGRRFFRSIAVLPIFAPPFMVAFAYILMFGRQGLITKTVLGLDANIFGWHGLWLVQTVAFFPLAMLIIVGVLEGINPSMEHAARNLGADEWAVVRTVSLALARPGIAGAALVVAISVLADFGNAVVIAGGFPLLATEAWFRMEGLADLKGAALVVAMLIVPTVCLFLLERYWVSRRVYTTVTGRGSRVERPPTHPVLKWGTFLFCCLMSVMIGLVYFGVVAGSLTAVWGRDWTVSLAHWRLAMDRIPTLLASVKIGAMAGVITGVVGVAVAFLTSRRLPLRQVLDFLAVLPGALPGVFVGVGFVLAFNRPPLELVGTPWILALALAFWHLPMGYQAAVATLKQVERSIEEAATNLGASGLRVLWDIYVPLLRRAFLGAFTVSFIRSVTNVSIVVFLVTPGNIVATFAILNMIGNGIWGGAAALTTMLLLITFASVGVAQAVVGRTLRSMPMG; this is translated from the coding sequence GTGGTATTTGAGCCTGTGGCCGTGATCCGTTGGGGAGAGGTCCGACGGCATGCCGGCGATCCCGGTGTCGCGCTTGCGTTCGCAGGTGCGGCGGTCATGCTTGGGCTCTTCGTGCTGTATCCGGCCTTTCGCGTGCTGGTCTATCCGGCGCTGCAGGACTACCTGGAGATCCCCAGGAGCCTGCGGTGGATGCAGGCGGCCCGCAACAGCCTGGTGATGATGGTCATCTCCACCCTGACGGCGACGCTCGCGGGGCTGATCTTCGCCTTCGCCGTCACGCGCCCGGACGTGCCTGGACGGCGTTTCTTCCGGAGCATCGCGGTGCTGCCCATATTCGCCCCACCGTTTATGGTGGCATTTGCCTACATCCTGATGTTTGGCCGGCAGGGACTAATCACAAAGACGGTTCTGGGGCTCGACGCCAACATCTTCGGCTGGCACGGGTTGTGGCTCGTCCAGACGGTGGCCTTCTTTCCCCTGGCGATGCTCATAATCGTTGGAGTGCTGGAGGGCATCAATCCCAGCATGGAGCATGCCGCCAGGAACCTGGGCGCCGACGAGTGGGCAGTAGTTCGTACTGTCTCGCTTGCACTCGCCCGGCCCGGGATCGCCGGCGCGGCGCTCGTGGTCGCCATCTCGGTACTGGCCGATTTCGGCAACGCGGTCGTCATCGCGGGCGGCTTCCCGCTGCTGGCCACCGAGGCGTGGTTCCGGATGGAGGGGCTGGCAGACCTGAAGGGTGCGGCGCTCGTGGTTGCGATGCTGATCGTTCCCACGGTCTGCCTGTTCCTGCTCGAGCGCTACTGGGTGAGCCGGAGGGTCTATACAACGGTGACCGGGAGGGGATCGCGGGTGGAGCGGCCGCCGACGCACCCCGTGCTGAAGTGGGGCACGTTCCTGTTCTGTTGCCTGATGAGCGTGATGATCGGGTTGGTGTACTTCGGCGTCGTGGCCGGATCGCTAACCGCGGTGTGGGGCCGGGACTGGACCGTGTCCCTGGCGCACTGGCGCCTGGCGATGGATCGGATCCCAACACTTTTGGCGAGCGTGAAGATCGGCGCGATGGCCGGCGTCATCACCGGTGTGGTGGGCGTCGCGGTTGCGTTCCTGACCTCACGCCGCCTGCCATTGAGGCAGGTGCTGGACTTCCTGGCCGTCCTGCCCGGTGCCCTGCCCGGGGTGTTCGTGGGCGTGGGCTTTGTGCTGGCCTTCAACCGCCCTCCGCTCGAACTGGTCGGGACCCCCTGGATACTGGCGCTGGCGCTTGCCTTCTGGCACCTGCCGATGGGATACCAGGCTGCGGTGGCAACGCTCAAGCAGGTCGAGCGGTCCATTGAGGAGGCCGCGACGAACCTTGGGGCCAGCGGGCTGCGCGTCCTCTGGGATATCTACGTGCCGTTGCTGCGGCGCGCCTTCCTGGGCGCGTTCACCGTGTCGTTCATACGATCGGTGACCAACGTCAGCATCGTCGTATTCCTGGTCACGCCGGGCAACATAGTGGCCACATTCGCCATTCTGAACATGATTGGAAATGGAATCTGGGGGGGCGCAGCGGCGCTGACCACCATGCTCCTGCTGATCACCTTTGCCTCGGTGGGCGTGGCACAGGCCGTGGTGGGCAGGACGTTGCGCTCGATGCCGATGGGATGA
- a CDS encoding creatininase family protein yields the protein MSKWQLPPPGGHMDRRTGVYVQNMTMRDIDERLEKNDVLIVPLGATEAHGPNAPIGEDIFLVARMAEAVAERTGCTVSQPLWFGSHPYHHLGMPGTVVIPEDVFCSFVRSMIAGFWNMGFRKQILLNGHGQEFVIPVAIHQFGKRYRVPALIVNVNWYHAVPDYFKTKADGGPYETQFIHADEVETSWCMALFPELMKQECAVDNKPFGFLPEGHVDKAGNLMRRPINWYGHIGAGPIEVKAYPEGVVGRPTLASAEKARPGVLALLDYLEKLVTDILKTFPPGVLPPVEYVTERDKEEIEAVLKGPTKGGKSIYSLAYPP from the coding sequence ATGAGCAAGTGGCAACTCCCGCCTCCGGGCGGGCACATGGACAGGCGCACGGGTGTCTACGTGCAGAACATGACGATGCGCGACATTGACGAACGACTTGAGAAGAACGATGTGCTCATCGTTCCGCTCGGCGCCACGGAGGCGCACGGACCCAACGCGCCGATCGGGGAGGACATCTTCCTGGTGGCCAGGATGGCCGAGGCGGTAGCAGAGCGCACCGGCTGCACGGTCTCCCAGCCGCTGTGGTTCGGATCACACCCGTACCACCACCTTGGGATGCCGGGAACGGTAGTGATTCCAGAGGATGTCTTCTGCAGCTTCGTACGCTCCATGATCGCGGGCTTCTGGAACATGGGGTTCCGCAAGCAGATCCTGCTCAACGGGCACGGTCAGGAGTTCGTGATTCCCGTCGCCATCCATCAGTTCGGCAAACGCTACCGAGTGCCCGCGCTGATCGTCAACGTGAACTGGTATCATGCAGTTCCCGACTACTTCAAGACCAAGGCGGACGGTGGGCCGTACGAGACCCAGTTCATCCACGCCGACGAGGTCGAGACCTCGTGGTGCATGGCGCTGTTTCCCGAACTGATGAAGCAGGAGTGTGCGGTGGACAACAAGCCGTTTGGTTTCCTGCCGGAAGGTCACGTGGACAAGGCCGGGAACCTGATGCGGCGCCCGATCAACTGGTACGGGCACATAGGCGCGGGCCCGATCGAGGTTAAGGCATACCCCGAGGGCGTAGTGGGCAGGCCTACCCTGGCCTCCGCGGAAAAGGCCCGGCCGGGCGTCCTGGCGCTGCTGGACTACCTCGAGAAGCTGGTCACCGACATCCTGAAGACCTTCCCGCCCGGAGTGCTGCCGCCGGTGGAGTACGTGACCGAGCGTGACAAGGAGGAGATCGAGGCCGTGCTCAAGGGCCCGACCAAGGGCGGCAAGAGCATCTACTCGCTTGCGTACCCGCCATAA
- a CDS encoding zinc-binding dehydrogenase, whose protein sequence is MKGLLLEAEWKPRDGYKVSEFERTTGKAVTGSSVWHRPRLRIADLPDAPLGPKDVRLRVRACGICGSDVHFYETDKDGYMLYPGLTKFPAFLGHEFSGEVAEVGSEVTDLVVSDMVTAEEMIWCGECVPCRNGYPNQCLRLEEIGFTIHGAMAEFIVIGAKYCWKINELAEVYGSVDRAYEAGALCEPTCVSYNAMFSRAGGFKPGGYVTVFGTGPIGLAGVALAKAAGAGRVIAFDVSAARRELAKKVGADFAYDPVELGRQGTKPRDVIMEATKGEGADLHFEAAGSPPLTIPEMEESLAVGGKIVIIGRASERVPMYLEHFQTRAAQLYGAQGHSGYGNFPSVIRLMAARRIDMTQVVTNRFPLDRGVEAIQTATKREGGKILVLP, encoded by the coding sequence ATGAAAGGCCTGTTGCTAGAAGCCGAGTGGAAGCCGCGCGACGGCTACAAGGTGAGTGAGTTCGAGCGCACCACCGGGAAGGCGGTCACCGGCAGTAGCGTCTGGCACCGCCCGCGGCTGCGTATTGCGGACCTGCCCGACGCTCCGCTCGGTCCGAAGGACGTGAGACTGCGGGTCCGAGCATGTGGCATCTGTGGCTCGGACGTGCACTTCTACGAGACCGACAAGGACGGCTACATGCTCTACCCCGGGCTGACCAAGTTCCCCGCGTTCCTTGGCCACGAGTTCTCCGGCGAGGTCGCTGAGGTTGGCTCCGAGGTCACGGATCTGGTCGTGAGCGACATGGTCACCGCCGAGGAGATGATCTGGTGCGGCGAGTGCGTTCCCTGCCGCAACGGGTATCCCAATCAGTGCCTGCGGCTCGAGGAGATCGGATTCACGATCCACGGTGCCATGGCCGAGTTCATCGTGATCGGCGCCAAGTACTGCTGGAAGATAAACGAACTGGCCGAGGTCTACGGCAGCGTGGACCGCGCATACGAGGCCGGCGCGCTGTGCGAGCCCACCTGCGTGTCCTACAATGCCATGTTCTCCAGGGCCGGCGGCTTCAAGCCGGGCGGGTACGTTACGGTTTTTGGAACGGGGCCGATTGGGCTGGCCGGGGTTGCCCTTGCCAAGGCCGCCGGAGCGGGCCGCGTTATCGCATTCGACGTATCCGCGGCGCGCCGGGAGCTGGCCAAGAAGGTTGGCGCCGACTTCGCATACGACCCCGTTGAGCTCGGACGCCAGGGGACGAAGCCGCGCGACGTGATCATGGAGGCCACCAAGGGCGAAGGGGCCGACCTGCATTTCGAGGCCGCGGGGTCTCCGCCGCTGACCATCCCCGAGATGGAAGAGAGCCTGGCCGTGGGCGGCAAGATCGTGATCATCGGCCGGGCCTCAGAGCGCGTGCCGATGTACCTTGAGCACTTCCAGACCCGCGCGGCGCAGTTGTACGGCGCGCAGGGCCACTCGGGATACGGGAACTTCCCGTCGGTGATTCGGTTGATGGCGGCGCGCCGGATAGACATGACGCAGGTTGTCACGAACCGGTTCCCGCTTGATCGCGGGGTCGAGGCCATACAGACTGCCACCAAGCGAGAAGGCGGCAAGATCCTCGTGCTGCCATGA
- a CDS encoding HAD family phosphatase, which translates to MRYRLLVADIDGTLVNASREITPPVRSAVAAAQSRGIRVCLATGRIWPSARQFVEGLGADPPAILYNGGMVYDFARDEIWLRRPLAMDQARDVLRILRRHPSVQPHLYAGDRVYVPAMNALTETYQEKDSLRADPVGDLADWLEADPARVPMKILNIGERPALEAVARDLDALPYPVNHVFSEAIYLEVLPPGVDKGTALQAVAARLGVGREEIIAVGDNLNDLAMIEYAGLGVAMANAPETLRARADFVARSNNDHGLQEVIERFVLMPMERA; encoded by the coding sequence GTGCGCTACCGGCTTCTGGTCGCGGACATAGATGGGACGCTGGTAAACGCCTCCCGCGAGATAACGCCTCCTGTGCGATCCGCGGTCGCCGCGGCGCAGTCGCGCGGCATCCGCGTGTGTCTGGCCACAGGCCGCATCTGGCCGTCGGCGAGGCAATTCGTCGAGGGGTTGGGCGCCGACCCGCCGGCCATCCTGTACAACGGCGGCATGGTCTACGACTTCGCCCGCGACGAGATTTGGTTGCGCAGGCCGCTGGCAATGGATCAGGCGAGGGACGTACTGCGCATTCTGAGACGACATCCCTCGGTGCAGCCGCACCTGTACGCGGGTGACCGGGTCTACGTCCCCGCGATGAACGCGCTCACGGAAACCTACCAGGAGAAGGACAGTCTGCGTGCCGATCCGGTGGGCGACCTGGCCGACTGGCTGGAGGCCGACCCCGCTCGGGTGCCGATGAAGATCCTGAACATCGGCGAGCGGCCTGCGCTGGAGGCGGTCGCCCGAGATCTCGACGCGCTGCCCTATCCTGTAAACCACGTCTTCTCGGAGGCCATCTACCTGGAGGTCCTGCCGCCCGGGGTGGACAAGGGTACGGCGCTGCAGGCGGTCGCAGCACGCCTGGGAGTGGGCAGGGAGGAGATCATCGCCGTCGGCGATAACCTGAACGACCTTGCTATGATTGAGTACGCCGGGCTGGGGGTCGCGATGGCGAACGCCCCCGAGACCCTCCGCGCCCGCGCGGATTTCGTGGCGCGCAGCAACAACGACCACGGCCTCCAGGAGGTGATCGAGCGGTTCGTCTTGATGCCCATGGAAAGGGCATGA
- a CDS encoding LacI family transcriptional regulator yields MTATIREVAEAAGVSVATVSRVVSESDHRVAAATRSRVLAAVARLNYQPNLVAQGLKSRVTRTVGLIVPDISNPFFPAIVRGIEDTANQAGLAVLLCNTYEDLAKERSYLALLRKRMVDGFIFATVGANTEHLRMLRRQRMPAVLIARAPGGVDMDAVLVDNRRGEREAVEHLLHLGHRRIAFIGGPATLPVAGERLAGYRDALGAAGIPVDPALVFDGGFRPEGGAAAVEALLSRRVKFTAIVAANDLMAIGAMEDLHRRGRRLPGDVAVVGFDDITFASLVEPPLTTVAQPKYQMGRLAMERLLELLNGGASRPRRLVLEPRLVVRESCGANLTRTEIKRSN; encoded by the coding sequence GTGACCGCGACGATCCGGGAGGTGGCTGAGGCCGCTGGAGTATCGGTCGCCACGGTTTCGCGGGTCGTGAGCGAGAGCGATCACCGCGTCGCCGCGGCAACGCGCAGCCGGGTGCTGGCCGCAGTCGCGCGACTGAACTATCAACCCAACCTGGTGGCGCAGGGCCTGAAGAGCCGCGTCACACGCACTGTCGGTCTGATAGTGCCCGACATCAGCAATCCTTTCTTTCCGGCGATCGTTCGAGGAATCGAGGATACCGCAAACCAGGCCGGCCTCGCGGTCCTGCTGTGCAACACCTACGAGGACCTTGCCAAAGAGCGTAGCTACCTCGCGCTGCTGCGTAAGCGCATGGTGGACGGCTTCATCTTCGCCACTGTAGGCGCCAACACCGAGCACCTGCGGATGCTGCGGCGTCAGCGCATGCCCGCGGTGCTGATCGCCCGGGCCCCGGGCGGGGTGGACATGGATGCCGTGCTGGTGGACAACCGTCGGGGGGAACGCGAGGCCGTCGAGCACCTGCTGCATCTCGGCCACCGGCGCATCGCTTTCATCGGAGGGCCGGCGACCCTGCCGGTGGCCGGTGAACGCCTGGCCGGCTATCGGGATGCCCTCGGCGCAGCCGGGATACCGGTGGACCCTGCTCTGGTCTTCGACGGTGGCTTTCGTCCCGAAGGCGGCGCGGCCGCGGTGGAGGCGCTGCTGAGCCGGCGGGTGAAGTTCACGGCCATCGTGGCCGCCAACGACCTGATGGCGATCGGGGCAATGGAGGATCTCCATCGCCGCGGGCGGCGGCTTCCCGGTGATGTCGCGGTGGTCGGGTTTGACGACATCACGTTTGCCTCGCTCGTTGAGCCCCCGCTTACGACCGTCGCGCAGCCCAAGTACCAGATGGGCCGCCTGGCAATGGAGCGGCTGCTGGAACTGCTCAACGGCGGGGCCTCCCGGCCCCGCCGGCTCGTGCTGGAACCACGGCTCGTTGTTCGGGAATCATGTGGGGCGAACCTGACGCGCACCGAGATCAAGCGATCTAACTAA
- a CDS encoding sugar phosphate isomerase/epimerase codes for MKRFGLNGATTGEHVDIETDIRVAGEAGYQAVELRDTKIERYLGSGGTLAALRGRLRDAGVEVLSINALEDSTLRTGARLEEILARCRVFCEWARALDAPYVVAVPSFLAPGEAGSLDSMDAGMRSQTGASLAAMAGVAKPFGVKVGFEFLGFRTCSVNTLRVARDILDEVGDPTAGLVIDTFHFYAGGSRLEDLDGLDAARVFVVHVDDAEPGDPAGLGDSHRLLPGEGVIPLKAMITRLEEAGYRGTYSLELFRPEYWAWPPAEIARRGLDSMVRLFT; via the coding sequence ATGAAGCGATTCGGACTGAACGGCGCCACTACCGGTGAGCACGTTGACATCGAGACCGACATCCGGGTGGCCGGGGAGGCAGGGTATCAGGCCGTCGAGCTAAGGGACACGAAGATCGAGCGGTACCTTGGTTCGGGCGGCACGCTTGCCGCCCTGCGCGGCCGGCTCCGCGACGCCGGCGTGGAGGTGCTCAGCATCAACGCGTTGGAAGACTCGACGCTCCGGACCGGCGCGCGCCTGGAGGAGATTCTGGCGCGCTGCCGGGTCTTCTGCGAGTGGGCCCGTGCCCTGGACGCGCCCTATGTGGTGGCGGTGCCAAGTTTCCTGGCACCGGGTGAGGCGGGCTCATTGGACTCCATGGACGCGGGGATGCGGTCGCAGACCGGCGCATCGCTGGCCGCCATGGCCGGCGTCGCCAAGCCCTTTGGGGTGAAGGTCGGGTTTGAGTTCCTTGGATTTCGCACGTGCTCGGTCAACACCCTGCGCGTCGCCAGAGACATCCTCGACGAGGTAGGGGATCCCACGGCGGGCCTCGTCATTGACACGTTCCACTTCTACGCCGGTGGATCGCGGCTTGAGGACCTGGACGGCCTTGACGCCGCCCGCGTCTTCGTCGTCCACGTGGACGATGCCGAGCCCGGCGATCCGGCAGGCCTCGGTGATTCCCACAGGTTGCTGCCCGGCGAGGGGGTCATTCCCCTGAAGGCCATGATCACACGCCTGGAGGAAGCGGGATACCGCGGCACCTACTCCCTCGAGCTGTTCCGGCCCGAGTACTGGGCCTGGCCCCCTGCCGAGATCGCGCGGCGCGGGCTCGACAGCATGGTGCGACTGTTCACCTGA
- a CDS encoding acyl-CoA dehydrogenase — MLDGLLSDDERLMRDTVRRFVDREVLPHIGGWWLRGEFPKHLVKELGGLGVLGANLPSEYGAAGINNVAYGLILQELERGDSGLRSFASVQGSLVMYPIYAYGSEAQRRHWLPRLAHGEAIGCFGLTETSAGSDPAAMQTRARRRGDGWELTGSKMWITSGSLADVAVVWAKDDGGEILGFLVERGTPGFSAHELKTKASMRASDTSELVLDGVRLDDDARLPDAKGLKAPLSCLTQARYGIAWGAVGAAMACFEEALGYARDRVAFGRPIAATQIIQARLADMLTELTKAQLLVYRLGQLKDQGLMRHTQVSLAKRNNVRAALEIARAARSILGAYGITLEYHAMRHSANLESVDTYEGTYDIHTLILGRDLTGFNAFG; from the coding sequence ATGCTTGATGGACTGCTCTCCGACGACGAGCGGTTGATGCGTGATACGGTCCGCCGCTTCGTGGACCGCGAGGTCCTGCCGCACATCGGGGGTTGGTGGTTGAGGGGCGAATTCCCCAAGCACCTGGTCAAGGAGCTGGGAGGCCTGGGAGTCCTGGGCGCCAACCTGCCCAGTGAGTACGGCGCGGCAGGGATCAACAACGTCGCCTACGGCCTGATCCTTCAGGAACTGGAGCGTGGCGACTCAGGCCTGCGCTCGTTTGCCTCGGTGCAGGGTTCGCTCGTCATGTATCCCATATATGCCTACGGCAGCGAGGCGCAGCGGAGGCACTGGCTCCCGCGCCTGGCGCACGGAGAGGCCATCGGCTGCTTCGGCCTGACCGAGACGTCGGCGGGCTCTGATCCCGCAGCGATGCAGACCCGCGCCAGGCGCCGCGGGGACGGATGGGAACTAACGGGCTCCAAGATGTGGATCACCAGCGGTTCGCTCGCGGACGTGGCGGTGGTCTGGGCCAAGGACGACGGCGGCGAGATCCTGGGGTTCCTCGTGGAGCGGGGCACGCCCGGCTTCTCGGCGCACGAGTTGAAGACGAAGGCCAGCATGCGCGCGTCCGACACCTCTGAGCTGGTGCTCGACGGCGTGCGCCTGGACGACGACGCCCGTCTTCCCGATGCGAAGGGATTGAAGGCGCCGCTCTCCTGTCTGACCCAGGCACGCTACGGAATCGCGTGGGGCGCCGTGGGCGCGGCAATGGCCTGCTTCGAGGAGGCGCTGGGTTACGCGCGCGATCGCGTGGCGTTCGGCAGGCCCATCGCCGCGACGCAGATCATCCAGGCACGGCTGGCGGACATGCTCACCGAGTTGACCAAGGCGCAGCTCCTCGTCTACCGCCTGGGGCAGCTCAAGGATCAGGGGCTGATGCGGCACACGCAGGTCTCGCTGGCCAAGCGCAACAACGTCCGCGCCGCGCTGGAGATCGCGCGCGCCGCGCGCTCGATCCTCGGCGCGTACGGCATCACGCTCGAATACCACGCGATGCGCCACTCCGCCAACCTGGAATCGGTGGACACATACGAGGGCACGTACGACATCCACACGCTCATACTGGGCCGTGATCTTACGGGCTTCAACGCTTTCGGCTAG
- a CDS encoding ABC transporter substrate-binding protein: MKRLIAMGLLLALVLVGVGVSQAQTTRIVVYSALPDLETTMVNREFTKRTGISVEALSVAAAGTIAARIRAEKDKPRADIFTGGSRDFHIPLAREGLLLAYKSPAFAEAKVSPVYIDPDGFWHGWYLGALAIIINTDRWDREMVPRRVPKPATWDDFLRPEFRGHFIMPSPITTGGGYIFTAAQIFRLGEDRAWAYLRALNANASQFTPTAPGTITLLARGEGIVGMQWAHEGIGARLAGMQPLETIVPPDTGFEVGAVSIIKGGPNPEGAKAYVDFLASRTPQDINAKFGYRYPVRADVPVPMGATRFEDLKFVKYDLAWAIDNMTRVRERWTREIGR; encoded by the coding sequence ATGAAGCGATTGATCGCGATGGGACTGCTGCTGGCGCTGGTGCTGGTAGGCGTGGGAGTCAGTCAGGCGCAGACGACCAGGATCGTGGTCTACTCAGCCCTGCCGGATCTCGAGACCACGATGGTGAACCGCGAGTTCACCAAGCGGACGGGTATCTCGGTGGAGGCCCTCAGCGTTGCCGCAGCCGGTACGATCGCGGCGCGGATTCGAGCCGAGAAGGACAAGCCGCGCGCGGACATCTTCACGGGCGGCTCCCGGGACTTCCACATCCCGCTGGCGCGCGAGGGCCTGCTACTGGCCTACAAGTCGCCGGCGTTTGCCGAGGCCAAGGTCAGCCCGGTCTACATCGATCCCGATGGGTTCTGGCACGGTTGGTATCTTGGAGCCCTGGCGATTATCATCAACACCGACCGGTGGGACCGTGAGATGGTCCCGCGCCGCGTGCCCAAGCCGGCCACCTGGGACGACTTCCTGCGGCCGGAGTTCAGAGGGCACTTCATCATGCCGAGCCCGATTACGACCGGGGGCGGCTACATCTTCACCGCCGCGCAGATCTTCCGTCTGGGCGAGGACCGCGCATGGGCATACCTGCGCGCCCTGAATGCCAACGCCTCGCAGTTCACGCCCACCGCACCCGGCACCATCACCCTGCTGGCCCGCGGCGAGGGCATAGTGGGCATGCAGTGGGCGCATGAGGGCATAGGCGCCCGTTTGGCGGGGATGCAACCGCTGGAGACCATCGTCCCGCCCGATACCGGGTTTGAGGTCGGCGCGGTCTCTATCATAAAGGGCGGCCCGAACCCAGAGGGAGCCAAGGCCTACGTAGACTTCCTGGCCAGTCGGACCCCGCAGGACATCAACGCCAAGTTCGGGTACCGCTACCCGGTGCGGGCCGACGTGCCGGTGCCCATGGGGGCAACTAGGTTCGAGGACTTGAAGTTCGTCAAGTACGACCTCGCCTGGGCCATTGACAACATGACCCGGGTTCGCGAGCGATGGACGCGGGAGATCGGGCGCTAG
- a CDS encoding Gfo/Idh/MocA family oxidoreductase: MSIKVGVLGAGFIGRIHALILKRDPRVELVGIADVAPSAAARLAVEVATTPCDGLPALMDAGAQAVFICTPNVRHVEPVVTALDAGLHVFSEKPMATSLDGARTIRDAAGRSKGIYQIGFNRRFSNAYRFAKQRIEEGRIVPRLAQMKHNRGELQQPAWTGDRSVTGGYLYETPVHLFDMGRFLFGEVAEITGSARQSAYDEPDGFMMLFTYHSGLVASVTSVAHTSWLFPYERVEIYGVHSTIVTEELERAWFSPGVREQVEAVDCFHMPFDQKWGYIEQDRLFIDAALGERPPAVTAEDGYRATELVEAVYRAVRDGGVVRLPLDG; the protein is encoded by the coding sequence ATGAGCATCAAGGTTGGTGTGCTGGGAGCGGGATTCATCGGCCGGATTCACGCGCTCATCCTGAAGCGGGATCCGCGCGTCGAGTTGGTTGGGATCGCGGACGTTGCGCCGTCCGCAGCCGCGCGCCTGGCGGTCGAGGTGGCAACGACGCCGTGTGATGGGCTGCCTGCCCTGATGGACGCCGGCGCCCAGGCGGTCTTCATCTGCACGCCCAACGTGCGGCACGTGGAGCCCGTGGTAACCGCGCTAGATGCCGGGCTGCACGTCTTCTCCGAGAAGCCGATGGCCACCTCGCTCGACGGCGCCAGGACCATCCGGGACGCGGCCGGGAGGTCGAAGGGCATCTACCAGATTGGGTTCAACCGGCGGTTCTCCAACGCCTATCGCTTTGCTAAGCAGCGGATCGAGGAAGGCCGCATCGTGCCCCGCCTCGCACAGATGAAGCACAACCGCGGGGAGCTTCAGCAGCCGGCCTGGACCGGCGACCGGTCGGTGACCGGCGGGTACCTGTACGAGACGCCGGTGCACCTGTTTGACATGGGGCGGTTCCTGTTCGGCGAGGTCGCCGAGATCACCGGTAGCGCTCGCCAGAGTGCCTACGATGAACCCGACGGGTTCATGATGCTCTTCACCTACCACAGCGGCCTGGTGGCGTCCGTGACAAGCGTGGCGCACACGTCGTGGCTGTTTCCGTACGAGCGGGTTGAGATCTACGGCGTCCACTCAACGATCGTAACCGAAGAGCTGGAGCGCGCCTGGTTCAGCCCTGGGGTCAGGGAGCAGGTCGAGGCCGTGGACTGCTTCCACATGCCCTTCGATCAGAAATGGGGCTACATCGAGCAGGATAGGTTGTTCATTGATGCCGCCCTTGGCGAACGGCCCCCGGCGGTGACCGCCGAGGACGGCTACCGGGCGACCGAGCTGGTGGAAGCCGTCTACCGCGCGGTGCGGGACGGGGGCGTGGTGCGGCTACCGCTCGATGGGTGA